The Paenibacillus mucilaginosus 3016 genome includes the window GCATGACCTCGACCGACTGCTCGAGGATAAAGGCATCGTCCGACATCGTGGCAAAATCGAAGCCGTTATTCACAATGCGCAGAGGGCGCAGGAGCTCATCAAACGGGAAGGCTCGCTGGCCGCCTTCATCTGGCGGTACGAGCCGGACCGAAGTCAGCTGGCAAAGCCGCAGACCGCATCGACCTCGGCACAATCGATCGCGCTCTCGAAGGAGCTCAAAAAACAGGGCTGGAAATTCGTCGGTCCTACTACGGTATATGCATTCATGCAAGCGATGGGGTTGATCAACGATCATGTCGAGGATTGTTCGATCCGGATAAAGGTTGAAACTGCGCGCCAACATTTCCAGCCTCCCGGATAAGGGATGGCATCGTTCGCTAACGTCAACGTCAGGTAGTCAAGCCAGGTCGAACCGAATTCAAAATCGTCCAACAGTGATATTATATGACGATCTCATATACATTTACGTTTGTCTTCATGTAGGTAAGAGAATAAGATATATTAAGATAAGAAGAACGGAGGAATGAAATGGGAAAAGGAAAAGAAAAAGAAATACAGGAATTCAATGCACGTTTTGATGAAGAGATTGTTGAGATTGCAGGCGTGACAGAAGCTTGCGGAGTCGGAGCTGGTAAGGGAATGGGTCAAGTCATGTGGAACCCGTCCATTAATTTAATTGCGTGGAAACGGATAGGGGAAGATGAACCACTTATACGTGATAGAACACGCTTGGAATGGCTTGTAAGCAATAGTGAACTGTCAAAAGCAAAAGATGTCCTTCAAGCCAACAGTCTGGTAAGGCTGAGAGTCCGAATTGGAGAAAAATCTCTTATGTTTATCGAAGTTCTTGATCCGTCATACCAAGATAAAGAACTGAATGTGGTATTAGAGGAATCCTTCAAACCCGTTTTCTATCATGATGAGATGTTAGGTCAATTTGAATTGGACAAGTCGATTGATTTATTTGAAAAAGAAGTTCAATTCGATGGAGAAAGAGTAGAACTCCACTTTGAGTGGCAATCGGATGAGAACCAAATGAAGTTGGCACTTCAAACAGCCTATTCGTTGTTTGGTGATCAGGAAGGGTGGAACAAGAGATTAAAAGCCTATGCGGCAGATGAATTGCTCGATTTGGCAAATGATTGGTTAGAGCAAGAAGATGAGCCTCAGTACGAAGAAATAACGGAAGAGATATTCATCAACTCGATTAAAATCTGGACAATCTCTGTCTATCCAGAGGGCAGGTTCACTGTTTATTATTCAGACGGAGACTT containing:
- a CDS encoding DNA-3-methyladenine glycosylase I — its product is MNATTVGHDGKLRCRWCEAAPEFLHYHDTEWGFPVSDDRRLFEKLSLEGFQSGLSWRTILVKRENFRAAFHHFDIDQIARYTEHDLDRLLEDKGIVRHRGKIEAVIHNAQRAQELIKREGSLAAFIWRYEPDRSQLAKPQTASTSAQSIALSKELKKQGWKFVGPTTVYAFMQAMGLINDHVEDCSIRIKVETARQHFQPPG
- a CDS encoding DUF2262 domain-containing protein; the protein is MGKGKEKEIQEFNARFDEEIVEIAGVTEACGVGAGKGMGQVMWNPSINLIAWKRIGEDEPLIRDRTRLEWLVSNSELSKAKDVLQANSLVRLRVRIGEKSLMFIEVLDPSYQDKELNVVLEESFKPVFYHDEMLGQFELDKSIDLFEKEVQFDGERVELHFEWQSDENQMKLALQTAYSLFGDQEGWNKRLKAYAADELLDLANDWLEQEDEPQYEEITEEIFINSIKIWTISVYPEGRFTVYYSDGDLFWGHSICVNGNISGEFESAHI